A genomic region of Terriglobales bacterium contains the following coding sequences:
- a CDS encoding ATP-binding cassette domain-containing protein: MPLLEVRELTKVYPASESVFGTAVRGAKEVRALDGVSFAIAAGETLGLVGESGCGKTTLGRCILRLIEPTSGSMRFEEREVLAASGAELRKLRRDMQIVFQDPFSSLDPRMRVAEIVSEPLVIHGDGTRQSQAEKARELLRAVGLEESALGRYPHEFSGGQRQRIVIARALALRPRFVVCDEPVSALDVSVGAQIVNLLRELQRDFGLTYLFISHAMPVVRYLATRIAVMQAGKIVELGTTEQITERPQHEYTRTLLAATPEVSV, encoded by the coding sequence ATGCCATTGCTCGAAGTCCGCGAGCTGACCAAGGTGTATCCGGCGAGCGAGTCGGTGTTTGGGACCGCGGTGCGCGGGGCGAAGGAAGTGCGCGCGCTCGACGGCGTGTCGTTCGCGATCGCGGCGGGCGAGACGCTGGGGCTGGTGGGCGAATCGGGCTGCGGCAAGACGACGCTCGGGCGGTGCATCCTGCGCTTGATCGAGCCGACGTCGGGGAGTATGCGCTTCGAAGAGCGCGAGGTGCTCGCGGCCAGCGGCGCGGAGCTCCGCAAGCTGCGGCGCGACATGCAGATCGTCTTCCAGGACCCGTTCAGCTCGCTCGACCCGCGGATGCGCGTGGCGGAGATCGTCAGCGAGCCGCTGGTGATCCACGGCGACGGGACCAGGCAGTCGCAGGCCGAGAAAGCGCGCGAGCTGCTGCGGGCGGTGGGGCTGGAGGAGTCGGCCTTAGGACGGTACCCGCACGAGTTTTCGGGCGGCCAGCGGCAGCGCATCGTGATCGCGCGCGCGCTCGCGCTGCGGCCGAGGTTCGTGGTGTGCGACGAGCCGGTCTCGGCGCTCGACGTCTCGGTCGGCGCGCAGATCGTGAACCTGCTGCGCGAGCTGCAGCGCGACTTCGGGCTCACCTACCTCTTCATCTCCCACGCCATGCCGGTGGTGCGGTACCTGGCGACGCGCATCGCGGTGATGCAAGCGGGAAAGATCGTGGAGCTGGGGACGACGGAGCAGATCACGGAGCGGCCGCAACACGAGTACACGCGGACGCTGCTGGCGGCTACGCCGGAAGTGAGTGTCTAG
- a CDS encoding redoxin domain-containing protein, whose translation MPLNVGDQAPDFEVPAVTGDKKDKFKLSDLRGKKNVVLAFYPLDWTPVUTAQMPAYNADLEKFAGFDAQVVGISVDSIPSHIAWQKKDIGMLNYPLASDFYPHGEVAKKFGVLRAGDPIPGINERAVFVIDKQGKIVFAKVYPLDKQPDNEDCFEVLRKL comes from the coding sequence ATGCCATTGAACGTGGGCGACCAGGCCCCGGACTTCGAAGTCCCGGCCGTCACCGGCGATAAGAAAGACAAGTTCAAGCTGAGTGACCTGCGGGGCAAGAAGAACGTGGTGCTCGCCTTCTATCCGCTGGATTGGACCCCGGTCTGAACCGCGCAGATGCCGGCGTATAACGCGGACCTCGAAAAGTTCGCCGGCTTCGATGCCCAGGTCGTGGGCATAAGCGTGGATTCGATCCCCAGCCACATCGCGTGGCAGAAGAAAGATATCGGCATGCTGAACTACCCGCTGGCGTCGGATTTCTATCCGCACGGCGAGGTGGCGAAGAAGTTCGGCGTGCTGCGCGCGGGCGACCCCATCCCCGGGATCAACGAGCGCGCGGTCTTCGTGATCGACAAGCAGGGGAAGATCGTGTTCGCGAAGGTCTACCCGCTCGATAAGCAGCCCGACAACGAGGATTGCTTCGAGGTGCTGCGGAAACTCTAG
- a CDS encoding fibronectin type III domain-containing protein has protein sequence MKHSARFALVLALALLSLASTLQAATPSSGTFTTPSDDTLGTKQTITFTGGPLAVSSGFTNYSLPTCTQQAAGTNVAPPGVCEIFVLTVELPANYYETHAGNVTAHLTWQTPEGTDPSLDDVGLFIVDSRGNVVASSDDTNPAAAGGTGRAEETAVGSNVPAGTYRVIVLNSLSPLPIPRYDVTLTFNLTQKPAPPPPTAKVFDNYTPPVITAADGTKSQAGRTANEPSIGVNWKSGNVMFLAGLTTFRVSFNDTTTPATATWSGNVGAPIVSRISLDPILFTDAKTGRTFVSQLMAACSLMAFTDDDGANWFQNPVGCGVATFVDHQTVGGGPFPAGFSSTDPIYNYPNSVQYCAQDVASAQCAVSMNGGITFGLGTPVYLITDCGGLHGHIRTAPDGTLYLPNKDCGGQIGVHVSTTNGTSWTKSLVPGSVAANSDPWVDIGPNGTVYLGWIDGDHFPMMAVSHDRGATWSQPVNVGTQHNIQNAAFASVVAGDDDRAAMAFLGTDAGGDLQGATFQGVWHLYVSFTYDGGNTWTTYNATPGDPVQRGCIWLGGGDNPCRNLLDFMGITVDKQGRVLVGYADGCIDDQLPPVSDPIEGTPPPNNCVSQPPADAQDAVKTKLGTIARQSGGLPLFAAYDGLFATVPGAPVLSGMEGNTVNHLAWTTPSNGGSAITGYKLYRGTSSGGETLYQTLGVVNNYDDTAVTNGTTYYYRVAATNAKGDSATSNEVALTPAYTAAPSAPQRLKATAKKGGVMLTWSAPKDQGTAPVTGYRIYRSVAPGLETFLVAVGNTTHYSDEGLASGTTYYYKVTAVNAVGESPKSNEDSAKAK, from the coding sequence ATGAAGCATTCGGCGCGCTTTGCCCTCGTGCTCGCACTCGCTCTCTTGTCGCTCGCGAGCACCCTCCAGGCTGCCACCCCCTCTTCCGGCACCTTCACCACGCCATCCGACGACACACTCGGCACCAAGCAGACGATCACCTTCACCGGCGGGCCGCTGGCGGTCTCATCCGGTTTCACGAACTACTCGCTGCCGACCTGCACGCAGCAGGCGGCGGGCACGAACGTCGCGCCTCCGGGCGTGTGCGAGATCTTCGTGCTCACGGTCGAGCTGCCGGCGAACTACTACGAGACGCACGCGGGCAACGTGACCGCGCACCTGACGTGGCAGACGCCGGAGGGCACCGACCCCTCGCTCGACGACGTGGGCCTGTTCATCGTGGACAGCCGGGGGAACGTGGTCGCCTCGTCGGACGACACCAATCCGGCGGCCGCGGGCGGCACGGGCCGCGCGGAAGAGACCGCGGTGGGCTCCAACGTTCCGGCAGGGACGTATCGCGTGATCGTGCTGAACTCGCTGTCGCCGCTGCCGATCCCGCGCTACGACGTCACGCTGACGTTCAACCTGACGCAGAAGCCGGCGCCGCCGCCGCCGACGGCGAAGGTGTTCGACAACTACACGCCGCCGGTCATCACCGCGGCGGACGGCACGAAGTCGCAGGCGGGCCGCACGGCGAACGAGCCCTCGATCGGCGTGAACTGGAAGTCCGGCAACGTGATGTTCCTGGCCGGGCTGACGACGTTCCGGGTCTCCTTCAACGACACCACGACGCCGGCGACGGCGACGTGGAGCGGCAACGTGGGCGCGCCCATCGTCTCGCGCATCTCGCTCGACCCCATCCTGTTCACCGACGCGAAGACCGGGCGCACGTTCGTCTCGCAGCTGATGGCGGCATGCTCGCTGATGGCGTTCACCGATGATGACGGCGCGAACTGGTTCCAGAACCCGGTGGGCTGCGGCGTCGCCACCTTCGTCGACCACCAGACGGTGGGCGGCGGGCCGTTCCCGGCGGGCTTCTCGTCGACCGATCCGATCTACAACTATCCGAACAGCGTGCAGTACTGCGCGCAGGACGTGGCGTCGGCGCAGTGCGCGGTCTCGATGAACGGCGGCATCACCTTCGGGCTGGGCACGCCGGTGTACCTCATCACGGACTGCGGCGGGCTGCACGGGCACATCCGCACCGCGCCCGACGGCACGCTCTACCTGCCCAACAAGGACTGCGGCGGGCAGATCGGCGTGCACGTCTCGACGACCAACGGCACGAGCTGGACGAAGTCGCTGGTGCCGGGCAGCGTGGCGGCGAACAGCGATCCCTGGGTCGACATCGGGCCGAACGGCACGGTGTATCTCGGCTGGATCGACGGCGACCACTTCCCGATGATGGCAGTGTCGCATGACCGCGGCGCGACCTGGTCGCAGCCGGTGAACGTGGGCACGCAGCACAACATCCAGAACGCAGCGTTCGCCAGCGTGGTGGCGGGCGACGACGACCGCGCGGCGATGGCCTTCCTCGGCACCGACGCGGGCGGCGACCTGCAGGGCGCGACCTTCCAGGGCGTGTGGCACCTGTACGTCTCGTTCACTTACGACGGCGGCAACACCTGGACGACCTACAACGCGACGCCGGGCGATCCGGTGCAGCGCGGCTGCATCTGGCTGGGCGGCGGCGACAACCCGTGCCGCAACCTGCTCGACTTCATGGGGATCACGGTGGACAAGCAGGGGCGCGTGCTGGTGGGGTACGCCGACGGCTGCATCGACGACCAGTTGCCGCCGGTCTCGGACCCGATCGAAGGCACGCCGCCGCCGAACAACTGCGTCAGCCAGCCGCCGGCCGACGCGCAGGACGCGGTGAAGACGAAGCTCGGCACGATCGCGCGCCAGTCGGGCGGGCTGCCGCTGTTCGCCGCCTACGATGGCCTGTTCGCCACCGTTCCGGGAGCGCCGGTGCTGAGCGGCATGGAAGGCAACACCGTCAACCACCTTGCCTGGACGACGCCGTCGAACGGCGGCTCGGCCATCACCGGCTACAAGCTGTACCGCGGGACATCGAGCGGCGGCGAGACGCTCTACCAGACGCTCGGCGTCGTGAACAACTATGACGACACCGCGGTCACCAACGGCACCACGTACTACTACCGCGTGGCGGCGACGAACGCGAAGGGCGACAGCGCGACCTCGAACGAAGTAGCGCTCACCCCGGCGTACACGGCCGCGCCCTCCGCTCCGCAGCGCCTGAAGGCGACCGCGAAGAAGGGCGGCGTGATGCTTACCTGGTCGGCGCCCAAGGACCAGGGCACCGCGCCGGTCACGGGCTACCGCATTTATCGGAGCGTGGCGCCGGGCCTGGAGACGTTCCTGGTCGCGGTGGGGAACACCACGCATTACAGCGACGAAGGCCTCGCCTCCGGCACGACCTACTACTACAAGGTCACGGCGGTGAACGCGGTGGGCGAGTCGCCGAAGTCGAACGAAGACAGCGCGAAGGCGAAGTAG
- a CDS encoding thioredoxin domain-containing protein, giving the protein MKKTVLSLFAALLLLAVAAAAGDTSILRPPKGYKLAIVEFADLQCPDCARAEPVIQEALRTYKIPLVRYDFPLPMHNWSFEAHVNARWFDGKSKQLGDAYRSYIYRNQPSITRENLRTFTEKFARENKLSFPLFVDPRGELAAKVRADYALGQKVGIQHTPTIYIVSDSTKGTPFVEVVDRSQFFQMIDDMKRQVGGSVTASTAKPAKKAQ; this is encoded by the coding sequence ATGAAGAAGACCGTTCTGTCCCTGTTCGCCGCCCTGCTGCTTCTGGCCGTCGCTGCCGCGGCGGGCGACACCTCGATCCTGCGCCCGCCCAAGGGCTACAAGCTCGCCATCGTCGAGTTCGCCGACCTCCAGTGCCCGGACTGCGCGCGCGCCGAGCCCGTCATCCAGGAGGCGCTCCGCACCTACAAGATCCCGCTGGTCCGCTACGACTTCCCGCTGCCCATGCACAACTGGTCGTTCGAGGCGCACGTCAACGCGCGCTGGTTCGACGGCAAGTCGAAGCAGCTGGGCGACGCCTACCGCTCCTACATCTACCGCAACCAGCCGTCCATCACGCGCGAGAACCTGCGCACCTTCACCGAGAAGTTCGCCAGGGAGAACAAGCTCTCCTTCCCGCTCTTCGTCGACCCGCGGGGCGAGCTGGCCGCCAAGGTGCGCGCCGACTACGCCCTCGGACAGAAGGTCGGTATCCAGCACACGCCCACCATCTACATCGTGAGCGACTCGACCAAGGGCACGCCCTTCGTCGAGGTGGTGGACCGCTCGCAGTTCTTCCAGATGATCGACGACATGAAGCGCCAGGTCGGCGGCAGCGTCACCGCCTCCACCGCCAAGCCGGCCAAGAAGGCGCAGTAA
- a CDS encoding deiodinase-like protein, whose protein sequence is MFGFGPRYNYERFTREMLDPKQHRALFEDAPRPGERAPDFEGRTLAGDRVRLSDFRGERNVVLVFGSGTCPMTAGSIRGLNALAEELRSDDLEFLFVYVREAHPGESQPAHRSWEDKVDAAERFRDEDEVTMPMVVDDVRGAIHRKYGKLPNPAFVVDKSGRIAYRMMWTQPAPLAAALDELLEAQQERGAEHAIVQGGEDLSMPLNYALFHAYRALERGGRQAMEDFRQAMGVRGRIALAASRIAEPMSENAGKIALTAALSGAVLAGGIFAGMQLRKRRKPLAPDPYSFPKPKEPRSDRTGTDDYESLGI, encoded by the coding sequence ATGTTCGGTTTCGGTCCGCGCTACAACTACGAGCGCTTCACGCGCGAGATGCTCGACCCCAAGCAACACCGCGCGCTGTTCGAGGACGCGCCGCGTCCCGGCGAGCGCGCTCCCGACTTCGAGGGGCGCACGCTCGCGGGCGACCGCGTCCGGCTCTCCGATTTCCGCGGCGAACGCAACGTGGTGCTCGTCTTCGGCTCCGGCACCTGCCCCATGACCGCCGGCTCCATCCGCGGGCTCAACGCGCTCGCCGAAGAGCTGCGTTCCGACGACCTGGAGTTCCTGTTCGTCTACGTGCGCGAGGCGCATCCCGGCGAGTCGCAACCCGCGCACCGCTCCTGGGAAGACAAGGTCGACGCCGCCGAGCGCTTCCGCGACGAGGACGAAGTCACGATGCCGATGGTCGTCGACGACGTCCGCGGCGCCATCCACAGGAAGTACGGCAAGCTGCCCAACCCGGCGTTCGTGGTGGACAAGTCCGGCCGCATCGCCTATCGCATGATGTGGACGCAGCCCGCGCCTCTGGCCGCCGCGCTCGACGAGCTGCTCGAGGCGCAGCAGGAACGCGGCGCCGAGCACGCCATCGTGCAGGGCGGGGAAGACCTCTCCATGCCGCTCAACTACGCGCTCTTCCACGCCTACCGCGCGCTCGAGCGCGGTGGGCGCCAGGCGATGGAAGACTTTCGCCAGGCGATGGGCGTGCGCGGCCGCATCGCCCTCGCCGCCAGCCGCATCGCCGAGCCCATGTCGGAGAACGCCGGCAAGATCGCCCTGACCGCGGCGCTCTCCGGCGCCGTGCTCGCCGGCGGCATCTTCGCCGGCATGCAGTTGCGCAAGCGCCGCAAGCCGCTCGCGCCAGATCCCTATAGCTTTCCCAAGCCGAAGGAGCCGCGCAGCGACCGCACCGGCACCGACGACTACGAATCGCTCGGGATCTGA
- a CDS encoding TetR/AcrR family transcriptional regulator, producing MASPQSASDSQKIAGLSSHDRILQAAKHLFATRGYESTSTVAIARAAGTSESQLIKHFGSKEGLLEAIFDMGWERMSSMFPALQPIASPAERLEALLEMMLSGMERDPELKELMLLEGRRIRKEGHMVMLTGGYLRLVQMADAMITEMKQKGELRDDVEPQALRCALMGMLEAMMRDQILAQRIGFPAKFKTDELRKIFHTVLAAFSKKLR from the coding sequence ATGGCCTCCCCACAATCGGCCTCCGACTCGCAGAAGATCGCGGGCTTGTCGTCGCACGACCGCATCCTCCAGGCGGCCAAGCACCTGTTCGCCACGCGCGGCTATGAATCGACCAGCACGGTCGCCATCGCGCGCGCCGCCGGCACCAGCGAGTCGCAGCTCATCAAGCACTTCGGTTCCAAGGAAGGCCTGCTGGAAGCCATCTTCGACATGGGATGGGAGCGCATGTCCTCCATGTTCCCCGCGCTCCAGCCCATCGCTTCGCCCGCCGAGCGCCTGGAAGCGCTGCTCGAGATGATGCTCTCCGGCATGGAGCGCGACCCCGAGCTCAAGGAACTCATGCTGCTGGAAGGCCGCCGCATCCGCAAGGAAGGCCACATGGTCATGCTCACCGGCGGCTACCTCCGCCTGGTGCAGATGGCCGACGCCATGATCACCGAGATGAAGCAGAAGGGCGAGCTGCGCGACGACGTCGAGCCCCAGGCCCTGCGCTGCGCCCTGATGGGCATGCTCGAAGCCATGATGCGCGACCAGATCCTCGCCCAGCGCATCGGCTTCCCCGCCAAGTTCAAGACCGACGAGCTGCGCAAGATCTTCCACACCGTCCTCGCCGCCTTCAGTAAGAAACTGCGCTAG
- a CDS encoding transporter, with translation MSLRSRLLLVLFLLVALPALAHDSEPINTEFAAPFARRAGNVQFGFSYFWNTELHDVVPMAFEYGFAPRQQIAIEMPMLCAHEPGATLFRPGNLEIQYRYLLAGGSERKFALSLNPSLGIPSGDKRIAERAWEAGGALHLDTHLHPRWFTHMNLGYETPFADFEEKEKNFFYKFAAMYEATERLQPVLEFVGEHDFHSRETRAALVPEAIWRASERWELKAGVPVGLTSSTPDIGVQFQLSWKFGEGHR, from the coding sequence GTGTCCCTGCGCAGCCGTCTGCTGCTGGTCCTGTTCCTGCTCGTGGCGCTGCCCGCGCTCGCGCACGACAGCGAGCCCATCAACACCGAGTTCGCCGCGCCCTTCGCGCGGCGCGCCGGCAACGTGCAATTCGGCTTCTCCTACTTCTGGAACACCGAGCTGCACGACGTCGTTCCCATGGCCTTCGAGTACGGCTTCGCGCCGCGCCAGCAGATCGCCATCGAGATGCCCATGCTGTGCGCCCACGAGCCGGGAGCGACGCTGTTCCGCCCGGGCAACCTGGAGATCCAGTACCGCTACCTGCTGGCCGGCGGCAGCGAGCGCAAGTTCGCGCTCTCGCTCAACCCCTCGCTCGGCATTCCCAGCGGCGACAAGCGCATCGCCGAGCGCGCCTGGGAGGCCGGCGGCGCCCTCCATCTCGATACCCATCTCCACCCCCGCTGGTTCACCCACATGAACCTCGGCTACGAGACCCCGTTCGCCGACTTCGAGGAGAAGGAGAAGAACTTCTTCTACAAGTTCGCCGCCATGTACGAGGCGACCGAGCGCCTGCAGCCGGTGCTGGAGTTCGTGGGCGAGCACGACTTCCACTCCCGCGAGACGCGCGCGGCGCTCGTCCCGGAAGCTATCTGGCGCGCGAGCGAGCGCTGGGAGCTCAAGGCCGGCGTCCCGGTCGGGCTCACCTCGTCCACCCCCGACATCGGCGTGCAGTTCCAGCTGAGCTGGAAGTTCGGCGAGGGACATCGCTAG